Genomic DNA from Xiphophorus couchianus chromosome 12, X_couchianus-1.0, whole genome shotgun sequence:
GTGACAGACATGTTGAAAAACGAGTTGAACGCAGACGTTAAATGTGTGTTGGGACTCTGTAGAGAGAAAGTTTGAGGGATCATGGTGTTGAAAGCTGTTGGCTAGATGTTCTCTTGCGTATTTGAGGAGATTTAATTTGACTCTTTGTGTTCGTGGCAGACAAAGGTTTGAAGTGTCCTGTGTGTTTGCTGGAGTTCGAGGAACAAGAGACGGTTCGAGAAATGCCTTGCAAACACCTCTTCCACTCAGGATGTATACTACCCTGGTTGGGCAAGGTAAAGCTCACAAATGtgcaatttattgattttttttttttttttttacacatttgaacAGCAGTTTGCATGAAATCCCTTTAAAGCtttcacattttccacttttaaatCCTAGACTAACTCCTGTCCGCTTTGCCGACTTGAGTTACCGACTGACAATCCAGAGTATGAGGAGTTTAAAAAGGACAAGGTGAGCTGCTTGCTGAACTGTTTcgctttttgtcacattacaaccgtAATGTATTCCACTGGGGTTTTATGTCCTAAATATGAACATACATGACTTTAGGAATCCTTTTTGCAGTGGCTGTTATGCATTGATCCAGGACTAATAAACCCacacaataaagtaaaaagaacagTCCAGgcaaagtccagacataaattCACCAGAGAATCTTAGAGAActcttaaaaatgaaagttCAACATTTCTGTGCTACACCGGGTTGGATTTTGCGTCTTTTGCGTCGTGCTGGATCTGTCAGGTGAAACAGTTGTTACTTCTGTGTTTTCAGTAGGACCTGAGGCGACTgtggtttttgtctttcaggagagaagaaaacagagggaGCACCGACTTGAGGACCTGCATGGAGCCATGTACACCTGATGAAAGTGCTGAATGCTTCAAGAACAACAAGCTGCATTCAGCCCAACTCCATAAAGATAGAACCCTGTTTGATGTACTTAGACCATTTTGCTAcctacaagaaagaaagaaaaaaaaaaaaaactcaaacaaatccaaaactttTCTACAGAACCTCTTCAACAGCCACTGACATCGCTGGATGCTCCATTGTGTTAAAATGagagtttttttattaaatggcACCGGCTTTGGGAACATAATAATGGAACATttcaaattagcttttttttatgcGATGTTTCCAAATGGAGCTGATAGCAGCTCTGactttaaattccttttttatttaaatttattaactTCTAATGTGCATAAAAGCTGTACTTATcaagtaaatggaaatgtttaggAAGAGGAAATGATCAGTGACTATTtgttatatataaaacaaaaaatgttttaacttggaaagctttttatttttccatgtgtATTTGTTTTGGCTATTAAAGCTGGTAATATCATGcctaaaaagtcaaattaagtGAGgcatgtatatatatgtatacataatttttataaatttatgaGGTGAAATGAAATCATTTACCAAAGAAACTTGAGTCCCTTTTCTCATCACAAATTTATCATCACATTTAGCGCACTAAGCTAAATTTAGttgatgggggggaaaaaattcaacaaaaaacagtttgataataacttctcattttttatttcatatttgaatataaatctctgtcaaaataaaaggcCTAAATGATAGACAAAAATCAgacatatttacagaatttataaaaggaaacaatttctgttgacttttttaaaattttatacaGGGGGTTTCTCTGATGCCTTCGTTAATGTtctatatctttttctttttttttttcaaatttacagGACGTAGGAAGAGAGTACATTTTATAGACATTTGGATCTGTGTTGCGAGTGTTGACGTAAAAGTCAGGCGGCCTTCTAAAACATAAGGCTCCACACAAAACCTTAGTGCCCAcaatgatctaaaaaaaaaaaaacaagaaaaagaaaaactctccaCCTTTCATTGGATTATTTGGCATGTTGAATGGTTTTAATGGTACAGAAGCTGTTTCGGCCCTGGTGTTTGGGCTCACAAGCTGCCGTTTAGAGTCGCACGTTGAATTGGTTACAGTATGGCAAAAAAAGGCTACAGCTAAACATAAgtcaaatataataataaaaagaaagtttcttAGGCAGAGTACATGGGATAAGGCTGAAAACAGTGCACTTCATACTAACTCATACCATCAcatctgacacacacacacacacactcatataaacagaaagaaaactgtatACTCCAGTCTTTTTTTGGCATGGTTTTCTGCAGTCcaacaaaaatgtcaagttCAAACTTTTTGCACAGTAAGCGATGAAAGCGCAGTGTGCTCATTCAGCTTATGTAACAGCATAACCCCAGCTCTGTCACATTCTGACACTTGTGGACACAGCTGGAAAATACTGAACCTCGACcacagaataagaaaaaaatttaaaaaaaataaaacaaaagaaaaaatacttccaacaaGTTGGAAAGCTGGATCTCCCATCTTTCACATCAGACCCACAAAAGAGGTAGGAGACGTGACCGTTTGAAAATGCATATTGCTGGCATCCTGTGAGTTTGACGAAATGAAACGCATCAAGCggtagaccaaaaaaaaaaaaaacaaaaaaaaaaacagaacagagatTATAGATGTGTGCTTTATGAAACCTAGCAGTGAAAACTTTCATCTGAGCAAAACCTGTACAGGTTGTGACTCAGAGCGTCATGGCAGTTTTCTTCTCAATAACAAATCAGCTGCAGGAACCGATAAAAAAGAAGGGTGGGGCGGGATACAACGTAGGTACAGTATGGTTTGAAGTCAGTCAACAACCTGTATGGCAGTGTCTCATTGTAACACTGTTGTGACAGCAccaattataaaaacatttcaataaaaataaattggaaaagGTTTCACACCCTAGAACTAGTTCACCTATAATCAACCAGGactctaaatgtattttattgggactttttgtgataaagcaacacaaagtaaaacttATCCCCCGCAGCCTCCCGTAAAAAGGTCCACCTgtatttaattgcatttctgcATAAATGTCGCTATTCCACTGCAGAagtgactgtttttcttttttacaaaaaacaaatttttattaaaaaaatgtttaaaaaaaatttgccaAAATTGTACAGCCAAAAATTGTAAAGCTAAAACTAAATAtgattgtgactttttttttggctgttgtttttacatgctcAACGTTAATATCCTACACTTAAACATAGGCAAAGGAATAGATTTCTCCAGAAAATAGATTTGGAATTAATGTTAGATCTggaaaccaaataaataaataaaaaagtgtcagtttcagaaattttacagTCAGTTGTCATAGGCAACCTCACGGCCCGTCCTGGTCAAATTTGTACCGTTCTCTGTTTACAGCCAGGCGGCCGCACAAAATCATCAAGAGCTGAAAAtaatgggggtttttttaaactgctttgtGTCAATCTatcccataaaatcccaataaaccCCATTGAATTTGGTAAACGTCTGAGGGGAGTGACTACTTTTGCAAATGTTGtgaagaaaatcttttgaaagGCTTCACAtgagcacataaaaaaaaaaaagaaatttcttaAACTCGTATAAGGCTTCCAGGGATCCAGCCTGGAACGCGGCCAGTGTAAAGTGTCGGGACGAGAACCCTACAGCAAATACTGAAGTCAGATTGTAGTTTTACCGTCACTCATTTCTAGCATCACATGTAGGCCACTGGAAACGTCGGTCTCACCTGGCAGCTCAAACACTCTGAGAAAGGCATTGCTCACCCCAGAGGAGTGGAAATTATCGGATGATTGTTGCTTTTGACATTTCATGtaactttggataaaaaaaaaaacaaaaacaaattcacttTTCAGCTTAAAGCGAGTCATTACAACAGAAAAGACCATCCAGTTTTGCACCGACATGAATTATGATTGAGACAAATCTAGacatgtatatttaaatatgtatagaaaaaaaagacattaaattataagtgcaatcaaatcaaagcagatgAATTTAATGGTTATATGCCTTTCAAATTATTAATGCATGATTGATCAAATTAGACCGTAAAGCTTACAGTCTGTAAAATATACTATAGCTATTCACTTCGCAACattcattattttctctttttttttacgatgcaaaaaaaaaaaaaaacaaataaactcgTTTTGCTCTGTTCAGGAGCAGTGCCGTGCAGAGATAAGCAAAAGGCCAAAAGAGGAGGGCCGCGCAAAGCGTTGGACTGGAGAGTCAGAGGAGGGGAGAGGTGGGAACAAAAATGACCTTTGAGGGTGGAAGGaacttttgtcttttgaaaCCAAGAACCCAGGGGGACCGATTTTTAGAGACGAACACCATGCAGAGTCGTCAACTTTAACCGCCGTCTTGGAAAACATTCACGGTTCCAGTTTTCGAGCTGGCTCCAAACATTCAACGTAATCTGCTATGAGAACTGAGAAGGGAggagaaaaaccaaaacaaaacaaaacaaaggccGTAGAGCATTATGGGTAGAAATACCTGGTGTCGCTGAGGTTACAGTTATACAAATTTGCTCTCTTGCTTCACATGCTGCCAGTGGAGCACCTCtgcagtgactttttttttctgttttgttttttttttccagacggAGCTACAACATAGCTATGCTCTCTGGGGTGCAGTTGAGGTGTGTAGACGTGCTGCTGCCGCCGGGGGACTTCAGGCCCTTGGTGGCCCCGCCCAGCGTCGACGCCCTGGACATGGGGTCCATGATGACCCCCGAGCCGTGCTGGCTCTGCTGCAGGCCGGCCATCATGGTCTCGGTGGTGACGGTGCCGAACTCGTAGGTGAAGGTGCCGTAGAAGACCAGGATGTCCACGGTGAAGACCCACTCGCAGATGGCGGCAGCGTGCTGCAGGACGAAGCTTTCGTGGATGAAGAAGATGCCGCCTGGAGGGAGGACGGGTTAAGGAGGACAGACGCTTTCCTGCAGGGACTCGGCAGGAAGATGAGGCCATTATCCCCTCTACAGCGTGGTGGACAGCCTGAGACAGACAGACTCTAGAGATGTGcgttttaaatgttgaatatgTATTTGGTAATGTACTGAGCAACATGTGTAGGACTATCCCTGCTCATTGTTAGTTATTAttgctgtttgtttattcttactactttatttattttagtttttattgtgtaCCATGCTGGGACCAACAAACCCCCCGCCCCCCAttaagggatcaataaagtattatcTTGTTTTCTTATCTTATTTCTTGGTCTTATTCTGCTGGTTTGAAACTCGGCAGACGTCGAATGAACTTGCTGCTTCCGGCAGTTTTAGAACGGCCTCTTCCTGAAAACTAACGCAGAGCTGGAAAAACATCGTAGAAATGGATAGAGGGTTGCTAATCGCTAATGCTAACTCAGCAGATGGACTGACGGAGTGACACACAGAACCGTCAACGAACTTCTGAGCACGTTGAGAAAAGTTATGCTATTCCTAAATTAAGCCATTGGTTCAACTGCACAATTTATGCCGGCAGACAACTGAGGTGGTCACAATAGTGACAGCTAGCATGAAGAATAATGAACTACCAAGGCCGCAAACATCCCTGATGAATAAATCAAACGCACCCTTGCATACAACATGTGACACTTGCATTAAGGGTCAACTCCTGAGTCTTTAAAGGTCAAATCCCAATGGTTTCTGTCATCCCAACCGATGGCAGGTTTACAGAGGATACTGAGGACCAGGGAGACCATGGCTCCCAGCGCCAGAGCCACCCGGAAGTGAGCCATCCAGTAGTCCAGGGTGGTCATGGCCACTCGGTAGGTGAGGACGCACTGCAAGCACACAAACAGCAGTCCTGCAGGAAACGCCACACCGGCACCCACATAATGGAGAGATTTGGCGTGATCAACCTGTcggacagaaaaacaaacgtTTCATACCAACTAGAGGATCTCAGTCGGTTAAGTCAAGTGTCTTGCATGTTTTTAGCGTTTTCTTAGGTCAGGACACCTTCCTGCATCATGTGCAACCTCTGAGGACTAGAGTCAGACATCCCTGGTTTAAAGTGTATATAAAAATTTACGTGTTGCTCAGGATTACCTGGAAGTTTCCAACCATGACCAGACCGACGGCGTTGGTGCAGCCAGACACCAGTGCGCTGGTGTTGACCCAACACTGGTGGCTGTGTTCGATCATCTGGGCGTAGCGCAGGAAGCACACCATCACCACTGCGGGgaggaaaagagaaatgttcattaaaaacaaactcgAAACCTTTTAATAAGATTGTATTAATCCTTGGTTTCACACTTGATAGTATGGTAGACTTGGTTCGATCGGAGAACAAAACTGCGACATTTGTTACGTTTTTAGCTGGTACTGTTTGCTTTCTCACTGCTCTGTgtgaaaccaaacaaacagtttgaaagacctgttcacctcctcgcctgtggtggtgctgcatcaagaactactgaaggaaacgacacaaaaacctctgaaaaagacattgagctcaacttccttcttcttGAAACGGAactggagtagcgtcagatgtTAGCGGTCGTAGGAtttcgtttttgttttgaaaagaccacgagccatttgTCCCGCTATCGCTAGACACACGTGTTGgtttaggttgtatttacccagaatgccctgtgctgtagtccacttcctgcttttggcattcacatatgcagagtttgttttttaggtTCGAGTTCGATTACGCATGTAGTATTGATTTCATTGTTTGGGGGGTGGAGGGATAACATAACACCAAGTtattaaaggaataaaaatgaatgaatggctGCCAGGTAGTAGCTTCCATCTTTCTGCTGATGCAAGACTATCTGATACGTTTCTCCAAAGCAGGCAATGGCTGTGTTCTCCCAGCCATTGATCCATCTAAAGGCAGAACAGAGCAGCTTTCTTGGCAGCTGTGCCATCTGTGTTTGAAAACAATAACCTTCCTGAATCACACCGACAAGAGAACCAGAAGCTTGACCCAAAAGACGCTGAAATTTGGAGCAGCGAGAGAAAGGACCCGTGAAGAGAAATGCTAATTAAAGGACAGCAGACTACAAGGAGGGCGGATAAACAGAAACCAGCTGGGAAGGAGAGGTGACTGGAATGATGAAAACAGCTGGAGTGAGGCAATCAGGACCAGCGAGGAGGAAAAGTGGGCCAGAAGTGACTGGTGTTTAAACAAGAcaagagggagaggaggagtaATGGATGAAGGCCCCGAAAGGTGCaggcaggggaaaaaaaaaatagaaaatagacatggggaagtggaaggaaagctGCATTCATTATTGATTAGACAGCAGCCATATCTGGAAGTCCCATGTCTATTGGCTGAAGTCTGGAGGTACCAGGCAGAATGACTGCAACCAGAGGAGACATTCAGTACTCTGCATCTCAAAATATATTGCCCTATTTCAGATTAGCAATGAGCAAacagttctgtttttacatAACAGTGATTGTGATTCCCCAAGAGGACGCAGCTTAGAGGATGGAGGCAACTGGGACAGTTTCACATTTGCACGCCGGCGCCTCTAAATCACACTcttttgattgatttaaaattGGTTTGGATCAAAAATGATTGTGCGGGTGAAAAATTGAAACAAGGCGGCTGCGCTCAGAAATGATTAACCCCACCGCTTCTGTAAAACCACATAATTATTGACCAGTTAGCTGCCGCCGCCAAGGAAAACACCTGACGAAGCATTAACATCCATTTGCAGTTATGCTAAGCTAACTGCCTGTCATGTAAATCCGTAAACGATCTTTAGGACGCCAAACCAACACTCTTGGTCTCTTGGTTAATGCGCCGCTATCCAATCCCGTCCTCAAACTCGGTAAACCAGAGCAATCAGAGTCAGTCAAAGCGCGTCGGTCTTAATGAATTATTCCAGGCGCTCTTCCCCGACCACGTTAAATTTTCCCAACACGTTTAGCTTAAAACTGAATTTGTGCGTCTGTGATCAATAAGGCCTTTTACAGCCTGGGAAGCAGCTCCTTTCACAAGGATGAATGAATGGAGACGAAGCAGCCGCATCAGCAGAAATGTGATCAGGAACACAAACACAAGGACGGAACATGTAGGGCGTCCAAAGCGCGGCCCCCCGGGGCCCATTTGTGGCCCCTTTACTGATTCTCTGTGGCCCAGAACAGGTGGTTGACGcagacttttctttctttttttttttttaaatggggcaaaattattacagaaattaacattttctatcAGGGGAAAATCTTAAGTACAATgcaaagtatttgtcttttaacaatcatgttttgtgttttttctttaatttcataatAAATAGAAGCACATTTATCAACTGTGCTTCTATTAAAGCACAGTTGGTGCTTTAATAATGTTTGTAATGCTACGACTGCTGCAACACAGTTACAGCCACACAGTTACCTAAAGAAGCAGTAGCAAGTggttcttattgtcacttttactgTTATCATAACAGTACCGCAAAATATCACGATAAAACTACAAGTTCACATCAAGTTAAATCTCTTATCTATATTCCCATTTTttgtctcaaaaaaaaaaaaaaaaacagccattaCTTGCATCCATGCAGTGAAGATTAGTTGAGGACGTACCCATAAAGGCTCCAACGTTGCCAATCAGGCTGAACAGGCAGCTTTCAGGAGGGAATGAGCCACATTTactgcaggacaaaaaaaaaaaaaaaaaaaagacagtccAGATTTTAAAACCGAAGAAATGCATACACACACCTACACGTATCCCGCTGAACAGATCAAGTGACCAAAAACGGTTTAGCTAGAAAATATCTTGTTCTGATTTCGTTTGAATATGAATTTTAACGAGCGCTTgtgaatcaatattttttttatagaaaagtaaaacaacagaaaaagagatTATGCAAAGTGTGGGTTAATGACTGACACAGAACAGCAGCACCACCAGATGCTAATTCACGCCCAAGGCCCTTTCCGACacaagctgctgtttgtgttctgAGACAAAGAGGAGAACTGCAGAGGCAGCGGCAGAGGAGCCGACCTGATGAGGGGGATGTCCTGGATGGTGCAGCAGGTCTTGGGGAAGCCTGGTCGGGGCGACTCCTCTGTGCATGTGACGTTGTAAGACCTGCAGCGGCGACACAATGGGGTCAGTTCACTCTCCAGAGGTACAGCGCCTCGCAAATTGATCATATCCTGTAACTTTTTCCAAGTTgcaaatgagatctagatctcaatggggtttacctgattaaatacaGGAAGTTGCACCAACTTCAGGGTGTTTTGCTGTGATTTTGTGCGGGATTAAGGAGTATTTGATTCTTAATATAAcgtatttataaaaagtaaaaatgcaaaacatgtgCCGTGAATTTGTATCCCTCTGAAGTTCCAAAGTGAAAGCCAGAGATGAGGTGTGCATTTCAAAAACACTGCGTTTTTAAAAAGGATCAACAAGAAGAAAGCCAcaagaataacattttaaagtaatgcAGAGGACACAGCCGGGgatgcaactaacaattattttactaatagACTATTATACTGATTAATGTTCcgatgattaatcggataaaaaattggcacactctgcagattttttatttatttaaccacttcagccttttttatacaatattaaaaatacattaaaaattgtaaataaataataacatttattttttagtttcattGCCTGAGATGCAATAACATAACATTGTTACAGATTAAAAATTGGATAGTAAATGttgagacattttttcttttttgtcagaatttgAATCATGCGAAGCTAAAACTATTTGACGACGTGTGGGTACATTATTTTCATAGACAAATGgttattttaatctttattacaaaatgtatatatatttctgtacagttttagtttaattactgCTGTGAATATGTTGTCATTTCAGCtaatggtcttttttttttttcgtctgtaaactccagttaacgattaatcactcaccaaattagttgattatttcaataacagaTCGATTAATCGATTGGGCGgcaatcgtttcagccctaaacaCAGCAAACTTGTAAGAGGGTACTCTGGTCAGAGGTgatgaaaactgaacaaataatgaattaatttttgTAGGGCTCTTGAATACATCTAAATGTTAAACAGgaggatattttaaaaacacccaCCAGTTCTCTACAGGACAAACATGGTGATTCATCACAGCCATCGCATACCTGCAGGAAACAAAAGGTCAGAAGTGTTAAAGGGAGAAACACATCCTGGCAGACCCAATAAAACTCTAAGTATAAAAAACAAgcttacactttttaaaaacataaaatcttaccaagtattttttttatagtttctaatccaaatatcttagtacacttaaaacaagacaaaactaacttacacgCAACTATTCAGCACGAAATAGCAGCTCGTTTtgaatcaataattccttaatattgatgaagcaGCACTAGTTCAACTGGAAgattgaactaaaaaaaaaaaatttttttgttgcaactaaataatctaccagtggaattAGTGCTGTTTTCATTAACCTTAttaataagctcctatatctcgCTGAAGAGCCACTTGTGagctagttttgtctcatttcaagagtaccaagatattttcacaagaaactaaactaaaaatacttcagactatgtgtttttgcagtgttctttCCCGGACAAACGGTTCACATGAGTTGAAGCACAGACGACAGGCACTCCTCAGCCGTGACTCACACTATCCATATTCCTGTGATGGAGAAGGCAGCCAAGCTGACAGGCAGGACGATCCAGGCAGTCATTGGGCTGGCAGTGAGCTGGCTTTGTCCCAAGCATGGGGTGAGAAGGGGGCTCAGGACTTGGGCGGCAACACGACGGGATGGGTCAGGTAGGGGCTGGATGGGGGCGTGGGGTCACTGATAGACTGGGAGACGCACACAGGGGGTGGAGGGGCATGAGAGGACGAATGGGGGGGTATGGCACAGCTCCTCTGCTCCACGGCACCCAGCAACCAGCAACAACCTTAAAAACAAGAATGATTGGAAACTTTTCGTTAGGCAGCTTTATTCAGGTGtacttctgactttttttttttttttttttttactttttattgtgcTGTAATTTGCGTGTTCTTCCTTTCTGGGGAAAAACTACAAAGTGGAGAAAGAGAAACTAATCGGACATCGCAaaaaaaccctttgaaaaacattcctcTTCCAAGTTTCTCTGGTTGGCATTTAAAGCCTCTGACTTCTCCTATCGGTGCCGAACATCGGCACAAAGCCGGCGTACAGAGAAACGACCTTTGTTGCttactgtaaattaaaacatcCTGCAAGACAACTCCACTGCGTTGGAGTGGAACTGCGTCTCCGCTGCAAACCCAAACACAACCCTGGCATTGTTGACAAGCACAGAACCAGCAAAATCactagaaaacacatttaaagagacagtaaagTGCAAATAACCTACAAGTTGCTTTCAGAGGACAGCCTACAACAACTGTGGGGAATGGGTGTTTCGTCAAGGACAGTCAGTTTAGTGTTGACAGTGGGAGCAAAACAGCACAGCAGAGGTTGCATCACTCTACAGGGTGTACAGTTACAAACGTGTCCACGGCTCAGAGGGAGTATAGAGTGAATAAAGATTAACTTGCAGGCTTTACAGAGGAGAATCATTTTCTAAAAGTGTGCCCAAATCAAACtgaagctgttaaaaaaaagagaaatgttttacttcTCCAAAGCCAGACATGGTAAATATGCTCTCGGTGTCAGTCACTTGTTACAAAACAAGTGAGTGTGCCAActtaaagtttgaaattttgCTGTAATATGAGAATTTTTTGCAGGGGTGCACGCCGACTGCAGTTTCCGGAACGATTTTTAAGAAGCCTTACCTGCCGATTCCTTTGTTGTctgatacagattttttttaataagcgACACGGTCAGGTGTTATCAGGTCATTCAGTGTTTCAATCTTATATTAACTGAGgcatttaaaacacacagtgaAGATGAGCCAACACCTCCTAATGCAAAGATCCTCAATCAAAGAGGGAGTTTATTGGCCATTTTGAAACCATGTGTGCTAAATCATTTTGGAAATTAATCATAAacgtctttatttttcttttcttgatgACGTGTTCTTAGAACGTCATAGATGATTTTTGCTGGGACTAAATGCCAGTAGATTAAAGTGACTGCAGAGTTATCGATGAGTCAGTATGTGGACCAGAAAATACTGAGGAAATATAGAAAGATTTTTTCTCTTATCACCTTGAATTTACAAAACTATTTTTGTCTAATCTCCTGTTATTTTTCTGGTAGggacatttttaaacacttaaCTTTTTAGACACATTGTGTTCTGCTGCACTGCACCATCCCTTCAGTCCAACTGTAGAAATGCacaggcctgtcacgataacaaatttagctggacgataaattgtcccag
This window encodes:
- the rnf181 gene encoding E3 ubiquitin-protein ligase RNF181; translation: MASYFDEHDCEPTNPEEQYRQNALLELARSLMQGLDLIDSGAFDLSDWDQRLPPPAAKTAVQTLTVVVISAEQADKGLKCPVCLLEFEEQETVREMPCKHLFHSGCILPWLGKTNSCPLCRLELPTDNPEYEEFKKDKERRKQREHRLEDLHGAMYT
- the LOC114154689 gene encoding transmembrane protein 150A; amino-acid sequence: MTAWIVLPVSLAAFSITGIWIVYAMAVMNHHVCPVENWSYNVTCTEESPRPGFPKTCCTIQDIPLISKCGSFPPESCLFSLIGNVGAFMVVMVCFLRYAQMIEHSHQCWVNTSALVSGCTNAVGLVMVGNFQVDHAKSLHYVGAGVAFPAGLLFVCLQCVLTYRVAMTTLDYWMAHFRVALALGAMVSLVLSGIFFIHESFVLQHAAAICEWVFTVDILVFYGTFTYEFGTVTTETMMAGLQQSQHGSGVIMDPMSRASTLGGATKGLKSPGGSSTSTHLNCTPESIAML